The following are encoded in a window of Mycobacterium sp. ELW1 genomic DNA:
- a CDS encoding zinc finger domain-containing protein: MPEGHTLHRLARLHQRRFAGAPAAVSSPQGRFTDASIVNGRLFTQASVWGKHLFHHYDGGPIVHVHLGLYGTFTEMPVPMPLPVGQVRMRIVGDEWGTDLRGPTACEVIDEAQVAAIVARLGPDPLRRDADPALPWARISKSRKTIGALLMDQSVIAGVGNVYRSELLFRHHLDPYRLGRDVSEAEFADAWTDLVALMKVGVRRGKIVVVRPEHDHGAPSYAPNRPRTYVYRRASEPCRVCATPIRTAELEGRNVFWCPTCQV; the protein is encoded by the coding sequence GTGCCGGAAGGGCATACCCTTCACCGACTCGCGCGGCTGCATCAGCGCCGGTTCGCCGGCGCGCCGGCAGCCGTGTCGAGTCCACAGGGCAGGTTCACCGACGCCTCCATCGTCAACGGCCGGCTGTTCACCCAGGCCTCGGTCTGGGGCAAGCACCTGTTCCACCACTACGACGGCGGTCCGATCGTGCACGTCCACCTGGGGCTGTACGGCACCTTCACCGAGATGCCGGTGCCGATGCCGCTGCCGGTCGGTCAGGTGCGGATGCGGATCGTCGGCGACGAATGGGGCACTGACCTGCGCGGTCCGACGGCCTGCGAGGTGATCGACGAAGCCCAGGTAGCGGCCATCGTGGCCCGGCTCGGGCCCGACCCGCTGCGCCGGGATGCCGACCCTGCGCTGCCGTGGGCTCGAATCTCGAAGTCCCGCAAGACCATCGGCGCCCTGCTGATGGACCAGAGCGTAATCGCCGGGGTGGGCAACGTGTACCGCAGCGAATTGCTCTTTCGGCATCACCTCGACCCGTACCGGCTGGGCCGGGACGTCTCCGAGGCCGAGTTCGCCGATGCCTGGACCGACCTGGTCGCGCTGATGAAGGTGGGCGTGCGGCGAGGCAAGATCGTGGTGGTGCGGCCCGAGCACGATCACGGTGCGCCCTCGTACGCCCCGAACCGTCCACGCACCTACGTGTACCGGCGCGCCAGTGAGCCCTGCCGAGTGTGCGCGACCCCGATCCGGACCGCCGAATTGGAAGGTCGCAACGTGTTTTGGTGCCCTACCTGCCAGGTGTGA
- a CDS encoding sodium:proton antiporter: protein MELILVVVGAIVVAAIAKNRGLEPALMIVVVGIAASFLPGFTAPELDSHVLLSVVLPPLLYSAALDFSFPAFMRNIKPILGLGVGLVVVTAFTVAAVSAWLVVVPLTFATALVLGAIVAPPDAVTAVAVGRKLGLPKRVMTILTGESLINDAAALALFSIAVAQVAGTHTFIANPLLLFGYSALVGPVVGVALGYVTLWIRERLNSASLETIQGLVVPFAAYITAERFHASGVLAVVAAGFVVGSGTLSAGYQTRLQERYVWHSVDVLLEAFVFAYIGLHLRFVLEDLRDAHESLAEVGIAALVVLAIVLVIRPLSVFVMFGRGVLSRHVDRRLSVPIPEGSRGALGVRKPGKPKGKWRSMIDHTALTWQENVVVSWTGMRGVVTLAAAAGIPPTVASGEPFPERATIQAIAFAVAVGTLLLQGWTLPPLIRRLHLSSREDDRIYDREETYKTEHTVHLAADEVLARFEAEPPAGLDPHVLTEIRNWIARHSKDADEMPDPEEHDLRAEVFSTLYRNVLAAQRAALITERDEGRIDDEAVRAMLDRLDLQEASVTARMESRI, encoded by the coding sequence ATGGAACTGATTCTCGTCGTCGTCGGCGCCATCGTCGTCGCGGCGATCGCCAAGAACCGTGGCCTGGAACCCGCCCTGATGATCGTCGTCGTGGGCATCGCCGCGTCGTTCCTGCCCGGGTTCACCGCGCCTGAACTGGATTCCCACGTCCTGCTCTCGGTCGTTTTGCCGCCACTGTTGTACTCAGCGGCGCTGGACTTCTCGTTTCCGGCGTTCATGCGCAACATCAAGCCGATTCTGGGCCTCGGGGTGGGTCTGGTCGTGGTCACCGCGTTCACGGTGGCCGCGGTGTCCGCATGGCTGGTCGTGGTGCCGCTGACGTTCGCGACCGCGCTGGTGCTCGGCGCCATCGTCGCGCCGCCCGATGCTGTCACCGCCGTCGCCGTCGGCCGCAAGCTGGGCTTGCCCAAGCGGGTGATGACGATCCTGACCGGCGAGAGCCTGATCAACGACGCCGCCGCGCTGGCGTTGTTCTCGATCGCCGTCGCACAGGTCGCCGGCACCCACACCTTCATTGCCAACCCGCTGCTGCTGTTCGGCTACAGCGCGCTGGTCGGTCCGGTGGTGGGCGTTGCGCTCGGCTACGTGACCCTGTGGATTCGCGAACGCCTCAACAGCGCCAGCCTGGAGACGATCCAAGGCCTGGTGGTGCCGTTCGCCGCGTACATCACCGCCGAGCGATTCCACGCCTCCGGCGTGCTGGCGGTGGTGGCTGCCGGGTTCGTCGTCGGCAGCGGCACCTTGAGCGCCGGCTACCAGACCCGGCTGCAGGAACGCTATGTCTGGCACTCCGTCGACGTGCTGCTGGAGGCGTTCGTCTTCGCCTATATCGGTCTGCATCTGCGCTTCGTCCTGGAGGATCTGCGCGACGCCCACGAGTCGCTGGCGGAGGTGGGCATCGCTGCGCTGGTGGTGCTGGCGATCGTGCTGGTGATCCGTCCACTGTCGGTGTTCGTGATGTTCGGCCGCGGTGTGCTGTCCCGTCACGTCGACCGCAGGCTGAGTGTGCCGATCCCCGAAGGCAGTCGCGGCGCACTCGGCGTCCGCAAGCCAGGCAAGCCAAAAGGCAAGTGGCGCTCCATGATCGACCACACAGCGTTGACCTGGCAGGAAAACGTCGTGGTGTCGTGGACCGGGATGCGTGGTGTGGTGACGTTGGCCGCCGCGGCAGGTATCCCGCCGACCGTCGCCAGCGGCGAGCCGTTCCCGGAGCGGGCCACCATCCAGGCGATCGCATTCGCCGTCGCGGTGGGCACGCTGCTGCTGCAGGGGTGGACGCTGCCGCCGCTGATCCGCCGCCTGCATCTGTCCTCACGAGAGGACGACCGGATCTACGACCGCGAGGAAACCTACAAAACCGAGCACACCGTGCACCTCGCGGCCGACGAAGTGCTGGCCCGGTTCGAGGCCGAGCCGCCGGCGGGCCTCGACCCGCACGTGCTGACCGAGATTCGCAACTGGATCGCTCGCCACTCCAAGGATGCCGACGAGATGCCGGACCCCGAAGAGCACGACCTGCGCGCGGAGGTGTTCTCGACGCTGTACCGCAATGTGCTTGCCGCGCAACGTGCGGCGTTGATCACCGAGCGCGATGAGGGACGCATCGACGATGAGGCCGTGCGCGCGATGCTCGACAGGCTGGACTTGCAGGAAGCCAGCGTGACAGCCCGGATGGAGAGCCGGATCTAA
- a CDS encoding DUF1542 domain-containing protein, whose amino-acid sequence MNGVLVVLILVVIGVIVLAVVSSSRASGNRNAAALADAKADARRVIERLGGQVLNLSGNNEAATQAMADASERFTAASSQIDQATTAKQAMLAKESAIEGLYYVRAARTAMGMDPGPELETVSGQKAAGAVTEDRKVQFEGREIEASPTPSQRTPNYYPGGRVAGRPVPAGWYSEPWWKTALVAGAWGVGSVLLFDALFSGMNGVDYGASGFENGFGSGFDQGYDQGFDQGLDAGGQDGGWGGGDGGGWDGGGLGDSGGWGGGDFGGGDFGGGFGDF is encoded by the coding sequence ATGAACGGTGTGCTGGTCGTGCTCATCCTGGTCGTCATCGGCGTGATCGTGTTGGCGGTGGTGAGTTCGTCGCGGGCCTCGGGCAATCGCAATGCGGCCGCGCTGGCCGATGCGAAGGCCGACGCCCGGCGGGTGATCGAGCGCCTCGGCGGGCAGGTGCTCAACCTGTCCGGCAACAACGAGGCCGCCACCCAGGCAATGGCCGACGCCTCCGAGCGGTTCACCGCCGCCTCTTCCCAGATCGATCAGGCCACCACCGCCAAGCAGGCGATGCTGGCCAAGGAGAGCGCGATCGAAGGGCTGTACTACGTGCGCGCCGCCCGCACCGCGATGGGCATGGATCCAGGCCCCGAGCTGGAGACGGTGTCCGGCCAGAAGGCCGCGGGCGCGGTGACCGAGGACCGCAAGGTGCAGTTCGAGGGCCGCGAGATCGAGGCCTCCCCGACGCCGAGTCAGCGGACCCCGAACTACTACCCCGGCGGCCGGGTCGCAGGGCGTCCGGTGCCGGCGGGTTGGTATTCCGAGCCGTGGTGGAAGACGGCACTGGTCGCCGGCGCCTGGGGTGTCGGGTCGGTGCTGTTGTTCGACGCACTGTTCTCCGGCATGAACGGCGTCGACTACGGCGCCTCGGGATTCGAGAACGGCTTCGGTTCGGGTTTCGACCAGGGCTACGACCAGGGTTTTGACCAGGGTCTGGATGCCGGCGGCCAGGACGGCGGTTGGGGCGGCGGCGACGGCGGCGGCTGGGACGGCGGCGGCCTGGGCGACAGCGGCGGCTGGGGTGGCGGCGACTTCGGCGGCGGTGACTTCGGCGGCGGGTTCGGCGACTTCTAG
- a CDS encoding serine hydrolase domain-containing protein: MPIGGACAAGFGAVRDAFEANFTSRDEVGAAVAVWVDGDLVVNLWGGYADARRRRRWRQDTLASVFSGTKGLTSTCVHLLADRGELDLHAPVARYWPEFASNGKQDITIASVLGHRSGVIGPRTRMHWSDTTDWDRVCADLAAAEPWWPPGTAQGYHMVSFGFILGEVVRRVTGRTIGQYLRTEIAEPMGVDVHIGLPAAEHHRCAEMINKPHIRDVLANGQAPGYPTSLAEHPMAGMAVAMGFVPDDELGSNELDRWRVSEFPSTNGHVSALGLATFYNGLAQEKLLSRDHLEAVRVSQGGFDPDVVLGPRVADHGWGLGYMLNQRGVAGPNLRSFGHGGSGGSYGFVDLEHRIGYAYVMNYFDATKCNADPRSTALSDEVYRALGVL; this comes from the coding sequence ATCCCCATCGGCGGTGCGTGCGCCGCGGGTTTTGGCGCGGTGCGCGACGCCTTCGAGGCGAACTTCACCTCTCGCGATGAGGTCGGCGCGGCGGTCGCCGTGTGGGTCGACGGGGATCTGGTGGTCAATCTGTGGGGCGGCTATGCCGATGCCCGTCGGCGCCGGCGGTGGCGCCAGGACACGCTGGCCAGCGTGTTCTCCGGCACCAAAGGGCTGACAAGCACGTGTGTGCATCTGCTCGCCGATCGCGGCGAGCTCGACCTGCACGCCCCGGTCGCCCGGTACTGGCCGGAGTTCGCGTCGAACGGCAAGCAGGACATCACGATCGCGTCGGTGCTGGGGCACCGCTCCGGTGTGATCGGGCCTCGCACCCGCATGCATTGGAGCGACACCACCGACTGGGACCGGGTGTGCGCCGACCTCGCCGCCGCCGAGCCGTGGTGGCCGCCGGGCACAGCACAGGGCTACCACATGGTCAGCTTCGGGTTCATTCTCGGCGAGGTCGTCCGCCGGGTCACCGGGCGCACGATCGGCCAGTATCTGCGGACCGAGATCGCCGAGCCGATGGGCGTCGACGTCCACATCGGTCTGCCTGCCGCCGAACACCATCGGTGCGCGGAGATGATCAACAAACCCCACATTCGCGATGTCCTGGCCAACGGCCAGGCACCGGGCTATCCGACCTCGCTCGCCGAACATCCGATGGCCGGGATGGCCGTCGCGATGGGCTTCGTCCCCGACGACGAACTGGGCTCCAACGAGCTCGACCGGTGGCGTGTCAGCGAGTTCCCGAGCACCAACGGCCACGTGTCGGCACTCGGTCTGGCCACGTTCTACAACGGGCTCGCACAGGAAAAGCTGCTCAGCCGAGATCATCTGGAGGCGGTGCGGGTCTCGCAGGGAGGCTTCGATCCCGACGTCGTGCTCGGGCCGCGGGTCGCCGATCACGGCTGGGGCCTGGGCTACATGCTCAATCAACGCGGGGTCGCCGGCCCCAACCTGAGAAGCTTCGGGCACGGCGGCTCGGGCGGCTCCTACGGGTTCGTCGACCTCGAGCACCGCATCGGCTACGCCTACGTGATGAACTATTTCGACGCCACCAAGTGCAATGCGGACCCGCGCAGCACCGCGCTCAGCGATGAGGTGTACCGCGCTCTCGGCGTGCTCTGA
- a CDS encoding metallophosphoesterase, with protein sequence MTMAEQYEWHQSYLRARPVSRRNFLRGSAAAAAVAALGAAPFGRRAYAQDAPLAVAGRRVGYGTDATSQLRLAGQLSRNPGATKVFLDHGPTPGLGATVEAEVRNLVTQIPDSSGGVLSAEQFYVHAPVDGLAGRTPHFYRWRTDDGFVSDVRSAATAMPSARDAVGWFRFTMMGDQGTDETPLAPPGLTRGDYDDSYYKSDNDPTVSHTGNVLDQIVAARPDFHVLAGDIAYADPSGAGKPPQFVRKGDAPKGFDKFNPYVWDVYLNSIEASASTTPWMFATGNHDMEAAYPVHGYGGHLARLDFPGNGPSGCPSVYSFTYGNVAVLSLDANDVSYEITANKGYSGGAQNSWVEKTLAAHRADPDIDFIVCFFHHCAYSTTEAHASDGGVRAAWVPLFDRYQVDLVLQGHNHVFERSDPIRGGAPTRAAEDNATVYPETDGTVYYTVGSAGRPRYNFQPGEPESYRDNVAPDTFVGNSYVWTADGHKQTEAVGWSRVRFRNYAFIRVDVRPGNLMSEMDVTAVDEYGREFDKLTYRRQVRA encoded by the coding sequence ATGACGATGGCCGAGCAGTACGAATGGCATCAGAGCTATCTGCGCGCCCGCCCGGTGTCGCGGCGCAACTTCCTGCGCGGATCGGCGGCCGCAGCAGCCGTGGCGGCGCTCGGGGCCGCCCCGTTCGGGCGACGCGCCTACGCCCAGGACGCGCCGTTGGCGGTGGCCGGCCGGCGGGTCGGCTACGGCACCGACGCCACGAGTCAGCTACGGCTGGCCGGCCAGCTGTCGCGCAATCCGGGCGCCACCAAGGTCTTCCTCGACCACGGCCCGACGCCAGGGCTGGGTGCGACGGTCGAGGCGGAGGTGCGCAACCTGGTGACCCAGATCCCGGACAGCAGCGGCGGTGTGCTCTCGGCCGAGCAGTTCTACGTCCACGCGCCCGTGGACGGACTGGCCGGGCGCACCCCGCATTTCTACCGGTGGCGCACCGACGACGGCTTCGTCAGCGACGTGCGGTCCGCCGCGACCGCCATGCCCAGTGCGCGAGATGCGGTGGGCTGGTTCCGGTTCACGATGATGGGGGACCAGGGCACCGACGAGACGCCGCTGGCTCCGCCCGGTCTCACCCGTGGCGATTACGACGACAGCTATTACAAATCCGACAACGATCCGACCGTGTCGCACACCGGCAACGTGCTCGATCAGATCGTGGCGGCGCGTCCGGATTTCCATGTGCTCGCCGGCGACATCGCCTACGCCGACCCGTCCGGGGCGGGCAAGCCGCCGCAATTCGTCCGAAAGGGTGATGCGCCCAAGGGTTTCGACAAGTTCAACCCGTATGTCTGGGACGTGTATCTGAATTCCATCGAGGCCAGCGCCTCGACGACGCCGTGGATGTTCGCCACCGGCAACCATGACATGGAAGCCGCCTACCCGGTGCACGGGTACGGCGGGCACCTCGCACGGCTCGACTTTCCGGGCAACGGCCCGTCCGGCTGCCCGTCGGTCTACTCGTTCACTTATGGCAACGTCGCGGTGCTCTCGCTGGACGCCAACGATGTCAGCTACGAGATCACCGCCAACAAGGGTTACTCCGGCGGCGCTCAAAATAGTTGGGTGGAAAAGACTTTGGCGGCGCATCGGGCCGATCCCGACATCGACTTCATCGTCTGCTTCTTCCATCACTGTGCCTACTCGACCACCGAGGCCCACGCCAGCGACGGCGGTGTGCGGGCTGCGTGGGTGCCGCTGTTCGACCGCTACCAGGTGGATCTGGTGTTGCAGGGCCACAACCACGTGTTCGAACGGTCCGACCCGATCCGGGGCGGCGCTCCGACGCGGGCAGCCGAGGACAATGCGACCGTCTACCCGGAGACTGATGGCACTGTCTACTACACGGTGGGGTCAGCTGGACGGCCGCGGTACAACTTTCAGCCCGGCGAACCGGAGAGTTACCGCGACAACGTGGCACCCGACACCTTCGTGGGCAACAGCTACGTCTGGACGGCCGACGGCCACAAGCAGACCGAAGCAGTCGGCTGGTCGAGGGTGCGGTTCCGCAACTACGCCTTCATCCGGGTCGATGTGCGGCCCGGCAACCTGATGAGCGAGATGGACGTGACTGCCGTCGACGAATACGGCCGGGAGTTCGACAAGTTGACCTACCGCAGGCAGGTTCGCGCTTAG
- a CDS encoding FAD-dependent oxidoreductase, giving the protein MAAVDFCVVGAGFAGLTAALRLKQAGRSVTLLEARDRVGGRTFTVDGPDGIWIDRGGAWIGPGQDAIYGLMKEFGVGSYKQYTDGDAMMVVDGKHYRYEGTIPLTMSPWAALNMGAVFLDLTRLCKTIPLEAPWEAKNADKLDRITYASWLNDRTLSKPAHTLLEAAIAGLFTSAASETSMLFVLRQLASGGGPSFVLGIKDGSQDSRIIGGMGAVSGKMAAALGDSLHLNQPVRRIIQDDDGVTVEADGMTVRAQRVIVAVPIAIASHILYEPMLPVDRAFLHQRIPSGAVVKINIVYDEPFWRQAGLTGQTFAPGTLATLTIDASTDAPRPGVMCVITEGPEGRRYSKMDPDARKKEVLAQLVERFGPRAANPVAYLDQDWSVERYSGGGMLSHCPPGVLTEFGPAITEPCGRIHWAGTETSGVMHGWVDGAVRSGERAAKEVMATEPAIAGRP; this is encoded by the coding sequence ATGGCCGCTGTGGATTTCTGCGTGGTCGGCGCAGGCTTTGCCGGGCTGACTGCCGCCTTGCGACTGAAACAGGCGGGCCGATCGGTGACCCTGCTGGAAGCCCGCGATCGGGTCGGCGGGCGCACCTTCACCGTCGACGGCCCCGACGGCATCTGGATCGACCGGGGCGGCGCCTGGATCGGACCGGGCCAAGATGCCATCTACGGGTTGATGAAGGAATTCGGCGTCGGCAGCTACAAGCAGTACACCGACGGCGACGCCATGATGGTCGTCGACGGCAAGCATTATCGCTACGAGGGCACCATCCCGTTGACCATGAGTCCCTGGGCGGCGCTGAATATGGGCGCGGTGTTCCTCGACCTGACCCGGCTGTGCAAGACGATCCCCCTCGAGGCGCCGTGGGAGGCCAAGAACGCCGACAAGCTTGACCGCATCACCTACGCCTCCTGGCTCAACGACCGCACACTGTCCAAGCCCGCGCACACCTTGCTCGAAGCGGCGATCGCCGGCCTCTTCACATCGGCAGCATCGGAGACGTCGATGTTGTTCGTACTCCGTCAGCTGGCGTCCGGCGGCGGGCCATCCTTCGTGCTCGGCATCAAGGACGGGTCGCAGGATTCCCGCATCATCGGCGGCATGGGTGCGGTGTCCGGCAAGATGGCCGCCGCACTCGGGGACTCACTGCATCTGAATCAGCCTGTGCGGCGCATCATTCAGGACGACGACGGTGTCACCGTCGAGGCCGACGGCATGACCGTGCGAGCGCAACGGGTGATCGTGGCCGTACCGATCGCGATCGCGAGCCACATCCTCTACGAGCCGATGCTTCCGGTGGACCGAGCATTCCTGCACCAGCGCATCCCGAGTGGCGCTGTCGTGAAGATCAACATCGTCTACGACGAGCCGTTCTGGCGACAAGCGGGGTTGACGGGCCAGACCTTCGCACCCGGAACGCTGGCGACACTGACCATCGACGCCTCCACCGACGCGCCCCGACCCGGGGTGATGTGTGTGATCACCGAGGGCCCCGAAGGCCGCCGCTATTCCAAGATGGATCCGGACGCGCGCAAAAAGGAAGTGCTGGCGCAGCTGGTGGAACGCTTCGGCCCACGGGCCGCCAACCCGGTGGCGTACCTCGACCAGGACTGGAGCGTCGAAAGGTATTCGGGCGGAGGCATGCTCAGCCACTGCCCGCCCGGTGTGCTCACCGAATTCGGGCCGGCGATCACTGAGCCCTGCGGCCGTATCCATTGGGCAGGCACGGAAACATCCGGCGTCATGCACGGCTGGGTGGACGGTGCAGTCCGCTCCGGCGAGCGCGCGGCCAAGGAAGTCATGGCGACGGAACCCGCGATCGCCGGACGGCCCTGA
- the tig gene encoding trigger factor translates to MKSTVEKLSPTRVRINVEVPFTELQPDFDRAYKELAKQVRLPGFRPGKAPAKLLEARIGRGAVLEQVVNDALPSRYSEAVTATEVTPLGQPEIEVTKIEDGEELVFTAEVDVRPEIDLPDLSALTIEVEAIEINDEEVDAELESLRARFGTLKGVERPAQTGDFVSIDLSATVNGEELPDAATEGLSHEVGSGQLIDGLDDAIVGLSEGESKVFTTKLAAGEHAGADAEVTVTVKSIKERELPEADDEFAQLASEFDTIEELRENLVEQVKRVKRIQQAEKIRDNALELLLEKTEVPLPEAIVQAQVDQTVHNAIHGLDHDEDKFAETLEAEGSSREKFDAETREAAEKAVKTQLLMDAIADDLDIQVGQNDLTERLVLMSRQYGIEPAQLLQILQQNNQLPAMFADVRRGLTVAAVVEAATVTDSEGNVVDTAEFFGPPAGAEDDELVADADDVNVDEVAEDAEAIEKDVEQEAEKSE, encoded by the coding sequence GTGAAGAGCACCGTCGAGAAGTTGAGCCCGACCCGGGTTCGCATCAATGTGGAGGTGCCCTTCACGGAATTGCAGCCGGACTTCGACCGGGCCTACAAGGAGCTCGCCAAGCAGGTCCGGCTCCCCGGCTTCCGTCCCGGCAAGGCGCCGGCCAAGCTGCTCGAGGCCCGTATCGGCCGCGGTGCGGTGCTGGAGCAGGTCGTCAACGACGCGCTGCCCAGCCGCTACAGCGAAGCCGTCACCGCCACCGAGGTGACGCCGCTGGGCCAGCCCGAGATCGAGGTGACCAAGATCGAGGACGGCGAAGAACTGGTCTTCACCGCCGAGGTCGATGTGCGGCCCGAGATCGACCTCCCCGATCTGAGCGCGCTCACGATCGAGGTCGAGGCGATCGAGATCAACGACGAGGAAGTCGACGCCGAACTGGAGTCGCTGCGCGCCCGCTTCGGCACCCTCAAGGGCGTCGAGCGGCCCGCCCAGACCGGCGACTTCGTGTCGATCGATCTGTCCGCGACCGTCAACGGCGAAGAGCTTCCCGACGCCGCCACCGAAGGCCTCTCCCACGAGGTGGGCTCCGGTCAGCTGATCGACGGTCTCGACGACGCCATCGTCGGGTTGTCCGAGGGTGAGTCGAAGGTCTTCACCACCAAGCTCGCCGCCGGCGAGCACGCCGGTGCCGACGCCGAGGTCACCGTCACCGTCAAGTCGATCAAGGAGCGCGAGCTTCCCGAGGCCGACGACGAGTTCGCCCAGCTGGCAAGCGAGTTCGACACCATCGAGGAGCTGCGCGAGAACCTCGTCGAGCAGGTCAAGCGCGTCAAGCGCATCCAGCAGGCCGAGAAGATCCGCGACAACGCCCTCGAGCTGCTGCTGGAGAAGACCGAGGTGCCGCTGCCCGAGGCGATCGTGCAGGCCCAGGTCGACCAGACCGTGCACAACGCGATCCACGGCCTCGACCATGACGAGGACAAGTTCGCGGAGACGCTCGAAGCCGAGGGCAGCTCGCGCGAGAAGTTCGACGCCGAGACCCGCGAGGCCGCCGAGAAGGCCGTCAAGACGCAGCTGCTGATGGACGCGATCGCCGACGACCTGGACATCCAGGTCGGCCAGAACGATCTGACCGAGCGGCTGGTGCTGATGTCGCGGCAGTACGGCATCGAGCCGGCGCAGCTGCTGCAGATCCTGCAGCAGAACAACCAGCTGCCTGCGATGTTCGCCGACGTGCGCCGTGGCCTGACCGTCGCCGCGGTGGTCGAGGCGGCCACCGTCACCGACAGCGAGGGCAACGTGGTCGACACCGCCGAGTTCTTCGGCCCGCCGGCCGGAGCCGAGGACGACGAACTGGTGGCCGACGCTGACGACGTCAACGTCGACGAGGTGGCCGAAGACGCCGAGGCCATCGAGAAGGACGTTGAACAGGAAGCCGAGAAGTCCGAATAA
- a CDS encoding ATP-dependent Clp protease proteolytic subunit: MRSGAPGLNLTDSVYERLLAERIIFLGSQVDDDIANRLCAQILLLAAEDPTKDINLYINSPGGSISAGMAIYDTMVLAPCDVATYAMGMAASMGEFLLAAGTKGKRYALPHARILMHQPLGGITGGAADIAIQAEQFALIKREMFRLNAEFTGQTIERIEADSDRDRWFTAQEALEYGFVDHIITHANFNGVTNA; the protein is encoded by the coding sequence ATGCGTTCGGGCGCGCCAGGGCTGAACCTCACTGACTCGGTGTACGAGCGATTGCTCGCCGAGCGCATCATCTTCCTGGGGTCCCAGGTCGATGACGACATCGCCAACCGGTTGTGCGCGCAGATCCTTCTGCTGGCCGCCGAGGATCCGACCAAGGACATCAACCTCTACATCAACTCGCCGGGCGGCTCGATCAGCGCCGGCATGGCGATCTACGACACCATGGTGCTCGCGCCGTGCGACGTCGCCACCTACGCGATGGGCATGGCCGCGTCGATGGGCGAGTTCCTGCTCGCGGCGGGCACCAAGGGCAAGCGCTACGCGCTGCCGCACGCCCGGATCCTGATGCACCAGCCACTGGGCGGGATCACCGGCGGTGCAGCCGACATCGCCATCCAGGCGGAGCAGTTCGCGCTCATCAAGAGGGAGATGTTCCGGCTCAACGCCGAGTTCACCGGCCAGACGATCGAGCGCATCGAGGCCGACTCCGACCGTGACCGGTGGTTCACGGCTCAGGAAGCGCTCGAGTACGGCTTCGTCGACCACATCATCACCCACGCGAACTTCAACGGAGTGACCAATGCCTGA
- a CDS encoding ATP-dependent Clp protease proteolytic subunit → MPDTTPFSQADPRLTPQGRYILPSFVEHSSWGVKESNPYNKLFEERIIFLGVQVDDASANDIMAQLLVLESLDPDRDITMYINSPGGSFTSLMAIYDTMQYVRADIQTVCLGQAASAAAVLLAAGSPGKRLALPNARVLIHQPSLGGVIQGQFSDLEIQAAEIERMRTLMEETLARHTGKDPAVIRKDTDRDKILTAADAKEYGIIDTVLEYRKLSAQNA, encoded by the coding sequence ATGCCTGATACAACTCCCTTTTCCCAGGCAGATCCTCGGCTCACGCCGCAGGGCCGCTACATCCTGCCGTCGTTCGTCGAGCACTCCAGCTGGGGCGTGAAGGAATCCAACCCCTACAACAAGCTGTTCGAGGAACGCATCATCTTCCTCGGCGTGCAGGTCGACGACGCCTCGGCCAACGACATCATGGCCCAGCTGCTGGTGCTGGAGTCGCTGGATCCCGACCGCGACATCACCATGTACATCAACTCACCGGGTGGCTCGTTCACCTCGCTGATGGCGATCTACGACACCATGCAGTACGTGCGTGCCGACATCCAGACGGTGTGCCTGGGGCAGGCCGCCTCGGCTGCCGCGGTGCTGCTGGCCGCGGGCTCCCCGGGTAAGCGCCTCGCGCTGCCCAACGCCCGGGTGTTGATCCATCAGCCGTCGCTGGGCGGCGTCATCCAGGGCCAGTTCTCCGACCTGGAGATCCAGGCAGCTGAGATCGAGCGGATGCGGACCCTGATGGAAGAGACGCTGGCCCGCCACACCGGCAAGGATCCGGCCGTGATCCGCAAGGACACCGACCGCGACAAGATCCTGACCGCGGCGGACGCCAAGGAGTACGGGATCATCGACACGGTTCTGGAGTACCGGAAGCTGTCGGCTCAGAACGCTTGA